In Oncorhynchus gorbuscha isolate QuinsamMale2020 ecotype Even-year linkage group LG02, OgorEven_v1.0, whole genome shotgun sequence, a single genomic region encodes these proteins:
- the klhl26 gene encoding kelch-like protein 26 isoform X3, producing MAESDGGDFASNRPQNRAMFTGGMRESNQETIELKGLSARGLKHIIDFAYSAEVTLDLDCIQDVLGAAVFLQMVPVVDLCEEFLKSAMSVETCLNIGQMATTFNLTSLKESVDTFTFRHFLQIAEEEDFLHIPMERLVFFLQSNKLKNCSEIDLFHAAIRWLQHDEARRAGVNEVLCHVRFPLMPSSELVDSVQTVDIMVEDVLCRQYLLEAFNYQILPFRQHKMQSPRTVIRSDVVSLITFGGTPYTDNDRTVSSKVFYLPDIAARQFKELTEMETGSSHACVSVLDNFVYVVGGQHLQYRSGEGAVDICFRYDPHLSKWLRIQPMQEGRIQFHLNALQGQLYATGGRNRSGSLSSVECYCPKKNEWTYVEPLKRRIWGHAGTPCGDKLYISGGYGVSVDDKKTLHCYDPTSDQWDFKSPMNEPRVLHAMISAKDRVYCLGGRMDHVDRCFDVLAVEYYIPENDQWTTVSPMRTGQSEAGCCLLDNKIYIVGGYNWHLNNVTSIVQVYNTETDEWERDLHFPESFAGIACTPIILPQTTTQR from the coding sequence AGCCATGTTCACTGGAGGCATGAGGGAGTCAAACCAGGAAACCATTGAGCTGAAGGGCTTGTCTGCCCGTGGCCTGAAACACATAATTGACTTTGCCTACAGCGCAGAGGTCACGCTTGACCTGGACTGCATTCAAGACGTACTGGGAGCAGCAGTCTTTCTACAGATGGTCCCAGTCGTTGACCTCTGCGAAGAATTCCTCAAGTCAGCTATGAGCGTAGAGACCTGCCTGAACATCGGCCAGATGGCCACCACCTTCAACCTGACCTCCCTCAAGGAGTCTGTGGACACCTTCACCTTCCGCCACTTCCTGCAGATTGCAGAGGAGGAAGACTTCCTGCACATCCCCATGGAGCGCCTGGTCTTCTTCCTACAGAGCAACAAGCTGAAGAACTGCAGCGAGATTGACCTATTCCACGCTGCCATCCGCTGGCTGCAGCACGATGAGGCCCGCCGAGCCGGTGTAAACGAGGTCCTCTGCCACGTGCGATTCCCCCTCATGCCCTCCTCGGAGCTGGTGGACAGCGTGCAGACGGTGGACATCATGGTGGAGGACGTGTTGTGCAGGCAGTACCTCCTGGAGGCCTTCAACTACCAGATCCTCCCATTCCGTCAGCACAAGATGCAGTCCCCGCGGACCGTGATCCGCTCCGACGTGGTTTCGCTAATTACCTTTGGCGGGACACCCTACACTGACAACGATCGCACTGTGAGCAGTAAGGTGTTCTATCTCCCAGACATTGCAGCGCGTCAGTTCAAGGAACTAACGGAGATGGAGACAGGATCCAGCCACGCCTGTGTATCAGTGCTGGACAACTTTGTGTACGTAGTCGGCGGGCAGCACCTGCAATACCGCAGCGGTGAAGGGGCAGTGGACATCTGCTTCCGTTACGACCCACACCTGAGCAAATGGCTGCGTATCCAGCCAATGCAGGAGGGGCGTATTCAGTTCCACCTCAACGCTCTTCAAGGACAACTCTACGCCACTGGGGGGCGCAACCGATCTGGAAGTCTGTCGTCCGTAGAGTGCTACTGTCCTAAGAAAAACGAGTGGACCTACGTGGAACCACTAAAACGCAGAATCTGGGGCCATGCAGGAACTCCCTGTGGCGACAAGCTCTACATCTCAGGGGGTTACGGTGTCTCAGTGGATGATAAGAAAACCCTGCACTGTTACGACCCCACGTCTGACCAATGGGATTTCAAATCGCCTATGAACGAGCCCAGAGTGCTTCATGCTATGATCAGTGCCAAAGACCGTGTTTACTGCCTGGGCGGTCGCATGGACCATGTGGATCGCTGCTTTGACGTCCTGGCAGTTGAGTATTATATTCCAGAGAATGACCAGTGGACCACTGTTAGCCCCATGCGAACAGGGCAATCTGAGGCAGGCTGCTGCTTGTTGGATAACAAGATCTATATCGTTGGAGGGTACAATTGGCATCTAAATAATGTCACAAGCATTGTACAAGTGTACAACACAGAGACTGATGAATGGGAGAGGGATTTGCACTTTCCTGAGTCTTTTGCAGGAATTGCGTGTACGCCGATCATCCTTCCACAAACCACCACGCAACGGTAA